The genome window TGATCTTCTTGCTTTCTCCTTTCTATCCCTTAAGCGAAGGATGCTTGAAGGTAGAATCCGCCAATTTAGTCTTGGTGACCTCCTAGATAAAATGCGAGAAGATGCTCCAACCCTAGAAGTTAGGGAAAGTAGCCTACAGATCGGTCTCATGCGTACCCAATCTTCTATTAATCGACATGATTTTCTTGGGGAGCGGACTAATTGGATTGAGCTTTTAAAAGACAGTTCCGTAATAAATATCGATTGTGGTCATCTCGACCTAAGCCAGCTCCAGCTAGTTGTCGGAGCAACCCTTAGGGAATTAACTAGTTTAAGACTTAGAAAAGAGATTCCCCCGTACGTGGTAGTACTTGATGAGGCCCATCTTCTTGTACCCGAAGGAGTAGAAAGTCCTTGTAAGCAGGTTATAAGAGAAAATATACGTATAGGACGCCACTATGGTATTTGCATGATACTAATCACCCAGAGCCCAGTAGATATTGATAAAAAGACAATCAGGCAGTGTAATACAAGGCTTATTTTTGCTCTCGAGCCCGACCAACTGGATTCTATTAAGGGAGTCAAAGCCGATTCCACCGTGGATATGCTAAATCGGTTACCTAAAATGCCAAGAGGAACATGTATACTTTCAGGGACATACGAAACCATAAAACATGCTCTCCCAATTAAGATACGATCAGATCGAAAAACTACACCCGGTGGAGTAGCTCCTGATATTTTTAGGGAGGTTCGGGAACAATGGACACAGTGAAAAACGATTCACACGAGTCCGCCTTAACTTTTGAAGAAACGCTTTCTCGCCTTGAAGCAGAAAGAAGACTTGATTCTGCTGTTCTTAGAACAGCTGATTATCTTGTCGCAGCCAGCTTATTGGATGAGGAAAAGGATATCCTTCAAGAAGCCCTTACAAAATTAAAAAAAGAAGATCCGAGGGAACTATACTATGCCTTTCTCAAAGATTGCGTAAAAGAGCTAAAATCAGCTGATAAGGCTCGTCAATACAAATTTGCTAAACAGATTAGAGACGTAGCAATAATGGGGCTTGGAGTGTGGCAAGAGGATATAGGGATATCAGCATCAGGACGGGAAGCGTTACGAATATCTGGTGAGCCAAATTGGACTGCTATCAAAGAGCATATTGATCAGACCGTATTCGGCGAATATTTTATTGAAGAATATAGTGTTCCATCTGATAACATTCTCTGGGGCGATCAGTTCCCGTTACGAATGAGTGCCTGTGATGCAAGCCAACATCGATTTAAGTTGAGAGTTCCCTTTAATAAGACTTGGGCAACTCCCGTTGTGATAAATAACGCTGCAGGGACAATCAAGGAACGTCTAGAAGCAAATTCAAGCTGGAAACACGTGGCCGTGCCAAAAGATACGCGAGAATATGAGGATTGGGTAATCATTGGGCCCGATGACTACTCAGAAATGGATGAAGGTGATTATGAATGGGCAGCAAAATCTTCAATGGATGTTGGCGAGTATTTCGTTGAAGAAACCTTTATTTTTAAACATGGTGGGATTGCTTTAAAACCAGATGTACATTTCAGAGATGGGAGGATTTTTCCACAAGATCATCTGATGAACTGCAAAATAGAGAATAGGCATGGACAATTAACACGAGAAGCCATATATCGAATGGTGACATCTTGTCGTACTGCTGCTGAACTTAAAATTCTTAACTGCGGAGTGGCAAAAAAGCCGACACTCAAGATATATAGTACTATAATCAATTGGTACATTTTAAAAATAATGGGGAATTCCAAATGGAATCCTACAGGTCAAATTATTAGCGACTCTGAGCTAATGCGAAATCTTCTATTTAATTCAGATTTTAACGCTAGCCAATTCGATAAGGTATACATTAGTTGCCCTATATTAAGACGATTTGAAACAACTTCTAATCTTAATCGTAGAACCCGGAAGCAAGTGCAAAATGATTTACGGAGTCTAGAACGTGTATTTCACAGTAGAGGTGTTACCGCAAGGCAGATAGCCGATGAAGCTTTAAAAATAAATGTTATTATGTTCTTCGTAGGTCATTCAAAAACTGACGAGTTGTACCTGCCGCGCTATGAGTTCGAAGTTCTTAACGAAGCTTCATTGGTAGGATTAAGAAACTCTATATTTAAAGTACTCTCAGCCCTACGACTTGCATCCTTTGATGTGGATGAAGACCATCTGTGGGGGTCAGAAGAACCTATTAATACTTTAATTCCCACACCAATCTTAATCGCGCATGACATAAGCAAGAAGATGGGAGAAGAATTAGCATCGAATTTTACACAAAGGGCGACTGCAGAATTTATTAAGCGCCTAAAGGAGACAAGGATTATCGCTTAATGACAGCACAAGCATTTGAATATCCATCCACTCGCTATTCAGGATCCAAGAGGCGCTTTATAAAATGGATATGGTCGAATATAGAGGATTTAAAGTTCGAATCGGCTCTTGATGTCTTTGGAGGAACAGGGAGTATAAGTCTTTTATTTAAAAAGCATAATAAAAAGGTTTATTACAACGATATTTTAAAGTTTAATCGAATAATTGGAACAGCCCTTGTCGAAAATAAGGATACTATAGTAACTAGCAATGACCTTAACAGTGCACTAGCTTTTCGTGATAAAGACTATCCTAATTTTATTCAGAATGAATTCAAGGATATTTTTTATAATTCTAGTGAGAACATCTGGCTAGATAAGGCAATTACTAACTTCTCCCGTGTGCAAAATAAATATAAACGTGCTATCCTTATCTCCGCCCTTTTTCAAGCTTGCCTAGCAAAAAGGCCTTTCAATCTTTTTCACAGGGCGAATCTCTATATTAGAACTAATGAAGTAGAACGAAGCTTTGGAAATAAACCTACGTGGGAACGATCTTTCGAAGACTCAGTTAGACGGTATGTAAATGAATATAATTTAGCGGTCTTTAATAATGGGAAAAATAATAAAGTAATTGGGGGTTTTGACGCCCAACAATGTCCCAATGGAGTTGATCTTGTTTATCTTGATCCTCCTTACTTCTCGAAGTCGTCCTATAGAGGAACTAACTATTTGACTTTTTATCATTTCTTAGAAGGATTAGCTGATTATCCTAATTGGGCTGCAAAAATTAAAAATCCGAGAGGAAAAATAAAGAAAATGCAGGATTACAGTTCAATCACACGTTGGACCCATAAAAGGGAGATTCATAATTCTTTTAACAATCTTATTAAGAGATTCCAAGACAATATCATTGTGTTATCATACCAGAGTGATGGCGTTCCATCAAAAGAGGAAATTGGCACTCTCTTAAGAAATTATAAAAGGAAAGTTAGCGTATTTTCAAAGCCACATCAGTATGTGTTAAGTAAGCAACAAAAAGAGGAATTATTATTCGTAGCGTTATAGTGATATTGAAAGTTATTACAATTCTATTGAGCTGTTATAGCTAATATTTATCATTTCCCTTATCTCTTCATAATCCCCCGCAAATAATCGATCATCGGCTGCGTCACCAGGGGCACCACGTCCCGGATCATGTGCGGCATCAGGTTGTCCATCACCTTGGGCATCAACTCCGGCATCTGCTCCGCCATGTAGTCCGGCATGGGAATCGCCGCCCCCACCCGATCCAGCATCGTCGCCATTACCTTGGGCATCATCAGCGGCAGCAGCCGCGGGAACAGCACCGGGAAGAGCGGCTTCATCAAGGTCAGCGCCCCGGGGATCTTGCCCATCACCCGCATCATCGGTCCCATCCCGAACGGCATCGCCGCGATCAGCTCCGGCCACATAGTGCCCATCAGGTCGGCGAAACCCTGCGGCGTCATCAGCGCGATCATGGCCTCGAACACCGCCCACTGCCGCCTGACCTCCGGGTTGGGATCGGGGAACTCGTAGCCCAGCGCCGCCGAGGCGAACCGCGCCAGGTCCACCACCTCTACCGGCACATCCCGCTTGTCCGCGCTCACCCGCAGCTGGAACTCGCAGCACGGGCACAGCGCCAGCACGGTCTCCGCACCGGCCTCCAATGCCTCGTCCAGCCGCATCTTACCCACGTCGTGCGCCACCAGCGGGTCCTTCAATAGCGTCAGTACGCTGCCGCAGCAGTGGGCCTCCTCGTGGTGGTGGGACATCTCGACAAAGTTCACGTTCGGGATAGCCCTGATCAGGTCCCGCGGCGGCTCGTATACCCCCGACACCCGCCCGATGTGGCACGAGTCGTGCCAGGTCACCGTGGTCGGCTCGCAACCGTTGGCCGGGAAACTGAACTCGCCTGCCTCGATCTTCTCCGAAACCACCTCGCTGTAGTGCCGGGCCGTGATGCCGTATTCCATCCCCAGCTTCTCGGCCCAGATGGGATAGACCCGCCGCCACATCATGTCGCAGGCCGGGCACGATGAGACCACCGTGTCGGCGCCGGCCTCCTTCACCGCCTGGATGTTGTGCCTCATGGTCTCGGCGAAGGTGTCCCACTTGCCGGCCACCAGCATCGGCGTGCCGCAGCAGATCTCCTTCGGGCCCAGGTAGGTGAAGTCCACCCCCGCGGCGTCCAGCAGCCGCACCGCCGCCTGGCCCATGTCCTGCTCCACGTAACTGGCCGTGCAGCCCGCGAAGTACATCGTCTTGGCCTGGCGCTCCGGGACGTATTTCCCCTTCAGGTCTTCCGGGAACCAGGCGTCGCGGTTGGCCCGGTAGCCCGCCCAGATGTTGCCCTCCTTGGTCAGGGCCGCCTCCATCATCTCGAACGGCGGGAAGGTCATCTTCCGCTCTTCGTGGATCAGCAGGCCCCGCAGCGTCATCCAGGCCGGTTCGATCGGCAGCGCCGCCGAACAGCGCAGGTTACATAGCTCGCAGGTGGTGCACACGATGATGGTGTCCACCATGAACTGGTCCCACTCCTCCCGGCCGGCCATGTACTCCCGCAGCCAGTACCATTTGCCCCGCGGGGTCTGGCTCTCCCAGCCCCGGCCGTAGAACTGGTCGCACTCCTCGATGCGGTAGCCGCACTGCGAGCAGCCGTAGGCATACCAGGCCACGTCGGCCGGGATACCCCGCACAGCCTCGCTGGGCCGCTCGCCGATCTGGGTGATCACGTGGTTGCCCAGCGGCCGCACCAGCGGCTCGATAGCCCCGGAAAAACTCATCGCCGCGCCTAGCAGACCGTTACCGATCACCTTGCCCGGATTCAGAATGCCCTCCGGGTCCACCTGCCGCTTGAACTGCTTCAGCCGCCGCACCCGCTCGGCACCCAGAATCTCGTCGGCCTTCGTGGCGAAATACAGCCCCGTCGCGTAAGGGCGGCCGCCGTGCCTGCGGGCGATCTTCATGATCGTCAGCACCAGGCTGAATACGAAATTGTAACTGAACTTCCGCTGGTCGCTGGGAATGAACCCCAGGATGACCACCTCCGGCTCGTCGCCGGCCCCCTCCCGGATGACCAGCCCCTCCTTAACTATCGGCTGGTCCACCTTGCGCTCGATCTCCACCATCACGTCACCCAGCGCGCTCAAGGGGACCACCACCTCCGCCGGTACCAGGCTGGGACCAAGCCGCTTCACCACCATCAGCTTGAAGCGGTGCTCCCATTCGTGCCGGGCGATGCGCTCGCTGAGCACCTCCGCCTCACACGGCTTCAAAATCTCCGGCAGCTTGGCCCGCACCTCTGCGGCGTCCCGCTTGCGGAAGGCCAGGGTCGTGATGTACGAGGCCGGCAGCAGCACCCGCTCCTCCACCGGGTGGCCGTAATGCTCCATCAGCGGCGCCCGGTTCTTCAACTCCGCCATGCGCGGATTGATGAATACCAGCGACCAGATGGGCAGCCGGGCGTCAATAATCGCGTTCACCAGCTGCTGCAGGTCGTGGGCATCCGGGCAGCCGATCGCCACCACCTCCAGCTCCTCCCTGGGCATCACCCGCACCGTCACCACGCTGATAAATCCGGTGATTCCCTCGGCATCGGCGATCATGTCCAGGTCCCCGCCGCTGAATTCCTTCACGCTGCCGTCCGGCAGCACCACCCGCGCGCTGACCACGTTCTCCCGGAACCAGCCCGCCTCGTACGAACCGATGCCGGCCCCGCCCTGCGCCAGCCAACCTCCGACCGTCGAAGCCGGGTAACTCGTGGGATACAGCCGCAGCGTCAGCCCTTCACGCTCCAGCGCCCGGTCCAGCTTCTCCCAGACCACCCCCGCCTGCACCGTGGCCGTCAGCCCCTCCCGGTCGATACTCAGCACCCGGTTCAGGCGGTAAAAGTCCACCACCACCCCCTTCTTGAGCGGCAGCACCCCACCGTATCCCGACGAGG of Candidatus Neomarinimicrobiota bacterium contains these proteins:
- a CDS encoding DNA adenine methylase, whose protein sequence is MTAQAFEYPSTRYSGSKRRFIKWIWSNIEDLKFESALDVFGGTGSISLLFKKHNKKVYYNDILKFNRIIGTALVENKDTIVTSNDLNSALAFRDKDYPNFIQNEFKDIFYNSSENIWLDKAITNFSRVQNKYKRAILISALFQACLAKRPFNLFHRANLYIRTNEVERSFGNKPTWERSFEDSVRRYVNEYNLAVFNNGKNNKVIGGFDAQQCPNGVDLVYLDPPYFSKSSYRGTNYLTFYHFLEGLADYPNWAAKIKNPRGKIKKMQDYSSITRWTHKREIHNSFNNLIKRFQDNIIVLSYQSDGVPSKEEIGTLLRNYKRKVSVFSKPHQYVLSKQQKEELLFVAL
- a CDS encoding FAD-binding and (Fe-S)-binding domain-containing protein, with translation MAGLSARERNFLQETFGDRLSARKVERKLYGHDIAAMPSLIKPLVGDTTPEAVVQPTTEEELASLVRWAAENKIPLTPRGKASSGYGGVLPLKKGVVVDFYRLNRVLSIDREGLTATVQAGVVWEKLDRALEREGLTLRLYPTSYPASTVGGWLAQGGAGIGSYEAGWFRENVVSARVVLPDGSVKEFSGGDLDMIADAEGITGFISVVTVRVMPREELEVVAIGCPDAHDLQQLVNAIIDARLPIWSLVFINPRMAELKNRAPLMEHYGHPVEERVLLPASYITTLAFRKRDAAEVRAKLPEILKPCEAEVLSERIARHEWEHRFKLMVVKRLGPSLVPAEVVVPLSALGDVMVEIERKVDQPIVKEGLVIREGAGDEPEVVILGFIPSDQRKFSYNFVFSLVLTIMKIARRHGGRPYATGLYFATKADEILGAERVRRLKQFKRQVDPEGILNPGKVIGNGLLGAAMSFSGAIEPLVRPLGNHVITQIGERPSEAVRGIPADVAWYAYGCSQCGYRIEECDQFYGRGWESQTPRGKWYWLREYMAGREEWDQFMVDTIIVCTTCELCNLRCSAALPIEPAWMTLRGLLIHEERKMTFPPFEMMEAALTKEGNIWAGYRANRDAWFPEDLKGKYVPERQAKTMYFAGCTASYVEQDMGQAAVRLLDAAGVDFTYLGPKEICCGTPMLVAGKWDTFAETMRHNIQAVKEAGADTVVSSCPACDMMWRRVYPIWAEKLGMEYGITARHYSEVVSEKIEAGEFSFPANGCEPTTVTWHDSCHIGRVSGVYEPPRDLIRAIPNVNFVEMSHHHEEAHCCGSVLTLLKDPLVAHDVGKMRLDEALEAGAETVLALCPCCEFQLRVSADKRDVPVEVVDLARFASAALGYEFPDPNPEVRRQWAVFEAMIALMTPQGFADLMGTMWPELIAAMPFGMGPMMRVMGKIPGALTLMKPLFPVLFPRLLPLMMPKVMATMLDRVGAAIPMPDYMAEQMPELMPKVMDNLMPHMIRDVVPLVTQPMIDYLRGIMKR